One region of Pseudomonas sp. ABC1 genomic DNA includes:
- the hfq gene encoding RNA chaperone Hfq, which produces MSKGHSLQDPYLNTLRKERVPVSIYLVNGIKLQGQIESFDQFVILLKNTVSQMVYKHAISTVVPGRPVRLPATGDGESPEADDV; this is translated from the coding sequence ATGTCAAAAGGGCATTCGCTACAAGACCCTTACCTCAACACGCTACGTAAGGAGCGCGTTCCAGTTTCCATTTACCTGGTCAACGGCATCAAGCTGCAAGGCCAGATCGAGTCCTTCGACCAGTTCGTCATTCTGCTGAAGAACACCGTCAGCCAGATGGTCTACAAGCATGCGATCTCGACGGTCGTTCCAGGGCGTCCTGTCCGTCTGCCGGCCACTGGCGATGGCGAATCCCCAGAGGCGGATGACGTTTAA